A region from the Paenibacillus humicola genome encodes:
- a CDS encoding carbohydrate ABC transporter permease — protein sequence MRPLGASYEQLPVRSGYFKRLVRGGSLLNLLYVPALILFIVFIFYPFLKGVQISFTNWDGYNQNYKWIGFSNYARMMDDPDMARVLKNTVIYGVGSTVLQNLIGLLYALFLNTSIRTRGVVRTIIYLPVIVSALIMGYIWYFFFQYDGGAINDILKLFQDQPSNLLGDPKSNVWIITFVNTYQYLGIAMVLFLAGLQSIPKDYYEAATIDGAGAFSRFARVTWPLLAPSFTVSMVLNLIGGLKLFDVITAMTNSGPGYASASLSTMMYLLYFGREDAGYAATIGVLMFVIITIVSLTALVLLRRREVTA from the coding sequence ATGCGGCCGCTCGGCGCGTCTTACGAGCAGCTGCCGGTCAGAAGCGGTTACTTCAAGCGGCTCGTCCGCGGCGGCTCCCTGCTCAATTTACTGTATGTGCCGGCGCTGATCCTGTTTATCGTCTTTATTTTTTACCCTTTCCTCAAAGGGGTGCAGATCTCGTTTACGAATTGGGACGGCTACAACCAGAATTACAAGTGGATCGGCTTCAGCAACTATGCCCGCATGATGGACGATCCGGATATGGCCCGGGTGCTTAAAAACACGGTCATTTACGGCGTGGGCAGCACCGTTCTGCAAAACCTGATCGGCCTGCTGTACGCGCTGTTTCTGAACACGAGCATCCGCACGCGCGGCGTCGTCCGTACGATCATCTATTTGCCTGTCATCGTCAGCGCGCTCATTATGGGCTATATTTGGTATTTCTTCTTCCAATACGACGGCGGCGCGATCAACGACATTTTGAAGCTGTTCCAGGATCAGCCCTCCAACCTGCTCGGCGACCCGAAGTCGAACGTCTGGATCATTACGTTCGTTAACACGTACCAGTACCTCGGCATCGCGATGGTGCTGTTTCTGGCCGGGCTGCAGTCGATTCCGAAGGATTATTACGAAGCGGCGACGATCGACGGCGCCGGGGCGTTCTCTCGTTTCGCCCGGGTGACGTGGCCCCTGCTTGCGCCATCGTTCACCGTCAGCATGGTGCTGAACCTGATCGGCGGCCTGAAGCTGTTCGACGTCATCACGGCGATGACGAACAGCGGACCCGGCTACGCCTCCGCTTCGCTCTCGACGATGATGTACCTGCTTTATTTCGGACGTGAGGACGCCGGCTACGCGGCGACGATCGGCGTGCTGATGTTCGTGATCATCACCATCGTCAGCCTGACCGCGCTGGTGCTGCTCCGCAGACGGGAGGTAACGGCCTGA
- a CDS encoding cache domain-containing sensor histidine kinase, with protein sequence MLHSIRFKLSLLFLATVVAPVVALVTWLPSYYQQLITTQASTLTDGMLTALTFEIETYLDDLDRMTIAPYLNDDVMRALKEKSTFQWKLLTPYQQWYADQQLYATLPKYLKNLRQDILGTILLPMDGSVYVTSPNGYVNQAVKGFPFEKQSWYLQALKADGNVAFISAHMQDYLQDGGEEVFSVARLIKDPDSQRPLGVIMADADTIVLEKLIGGIQLPAGSVAAILDDKKKLIYASGPLSSGMRRQLADGSRILNDGQGRYSVISKKVGPADWQIVMLYPEAVIENQLHKIYRIGLYFIVSGLVIALLLYFTVSRWLVTPFRQMVRVMKRVQRGDLKTFYPARGSDEVAQLGSHLNTMITQLGELIDREYRSALDRRNAEYRALQAQIQPHFLYNTLNSFIGLNRTGQSLLLERAILSLGGMLRYTLEHADGVTLKQEMDFIAKYCELQQIRFAEKLRFSIECDPEAEQARIPKLLFQPVVENAIIHGIEPSETPCMLTIRASLVKAGDGSRIQICIADDGAGFDPGEARQGVGLANVRERLSLAYEGAGLDVETAVRRGTTVRILIPVKDVNGT encoded by the coding sequence ATGCTGCATTCGATCCGGTTCAAGTTATCGCTGCTCTTTCTGGCCACGGTCGTCGCCCCCGTCGTCGCCCTCGTGACCTGGCTGCCGTCGTATTACCAGCAGCTGATTACGACACAGGCGTCTACCTTGACGGACGGCATGCTGACCGCGCTCACGTTCGAAATCGAGACGTACCTCGACGATCTCGACCGGATGACGATCGCCCCGTATTTGAACGACGACGTGATGCGGGCGCTGAAGGAAAAGTCGACGTTTCAATGGAAGCTGCTGACGCCCTACCAGCAGTGGTACGCCGATCAGCAGCTGTACGCGACGCTGCCGAAATACCTCAAAAATTTGCGGCAGGACATCCTCGGCACGATCCTGCTGCCGATGGACGGCTCGGTTTACGTGACGTCGCCGAACGGCTATGTAAACCAGGCGGTCAAAGGGTTCCCGTTCGAGAAGCAGAGCTGGTATCTGCAGGCGCTGAAAGCGGACGGCAACGTGGCGTTCATCAGCGCCCATATGCAGGACTACCTGCAGGACGGCGGCGAGGAGGTGTTCTCCGTCGCCCGCCTGATCAAGGATCCGGACTCGCAGCGGCCGCTCGGCGTCATCATGGCCGACGCGGATACGATTGTGCTCGAGAAGCTGATCGGCGGCATTCAGCTGCCCGCCGGCTCGGTCGCGGCCATACTGGACGACAAGAAGAAGCTGATCTACGCCAGCGGCCCGCTGTCGTCCGGGATGCGGCGTCAGCTTGCGGACGGCAGCCGCATCTTGAACGACGGCCAGGGCCGCTATTCGGTCATCAGCAAAAAAGTCGGCCCGGCCGACTGGCAAATCGTCATGCTGTACCCCGAAGCGGTCATCGAAAACCAGCTGCATAAAATTTACCGGATCGGCTTGTATTTTATCGTGTCCGGCCTTGTGATCGCGCTGCTGCTGTATTTCACCGTCTCGCGCTGGCTGGTGACGCCGTTCCGGCAGATGGTCCGCGTGATGAAACGCGTGCAGCGGGGCGATTTGAAAACGTTTTATCCGGCACGCGGCAGCGACGAGGTGGCGCAGCTCGGCAGTCATTTGAACACCATGATTACCCAGCTCGGGGAGCTGATCGACCGGGAATACCGCTCCGCGCTGGACCGGAGGAATGCCGAATACCGGGCGCTGCAGGCGCAGATTCAGCCGCATTTTCTGTATAATACGCTAAACAGCTTTATCGGGCTGAACCGGACGGGTCAAAGCCTGCTGCTCGAACGCGCGATTCTGTCGCTGGGCGGCATGCTGCGCTATACGCTTGAGCATGCCGACGGGGTGACGCTGAAGCAGGAGATGGATTTTATCGCCAAATACTGCGAGCTGCAGCAGATCCGTTTTGCCGAGAAGCTCCGTTTCTCCATCGAATGCGACCCCGAGGCGGAGCAGGCGCGCATTCCGAAGCTGCTTTTTCAGCCGGTCGTCGAGAACGCGATCATTCACGGCATCGAGCCGAGCGAGACGCCCTGCATGCTCACGATCCGGGCCTCGCTGGTGAAAGCGGGGGACGGGAGCCGGATCCAGATTTGCATTGCCGACGACGGCGCCGGCTTCGACCCGGGGGAGGCGCGTCAGGGCGTCGGGCTGGCCAATGTGCGCGAGCGGCTGTCGCTGGCGTACGAAGGTGCCGGGCTGGACGTGGAGACAGCCGTCCGGCGCGGCACGACCGTCCGCATACTCATTCCGGTAAAGGATGTGAACGGAACGTGA
- a CDS encoding response regulator transcription factor: protein MKLVIADDESLVRVSLASMIKDMDAAWQVAEAASGEELLRVVAEQKPNIAIVDIRMPKMDGIEAIRAGKTLSPVTNWVILSGFSDFAYAQQALRLGVSEYLLKPVAPAELEKALLHIYKDNKDYISLLNQQFENHLFALCNGLATLKYEERDSLFYRGRFAGRIFIQDASSPAGRLTVLERELYEELRELADRHLVYGMNAALLALPGGEMAAVAAWDPGLGQTAREQAGRFLERATETAGRRCGGERLTTVLATDDCQGFEAMNAQLKQLAQWADLRAVCGAGRQLAYKELAREAASPDKLEAGRLLGTITDHFRNGMHLQYQSAVGSLEMLLGKSRLFENGAVREAARHFCRFALGLDLPRDAPGAFEPEELRKLGERALCGAKEPAPANLVDQVLQYIDKHYTDDIGIGQIAGELNVSVTYLSTLFHKKTGVTFIKYLTRIRMLQAKELLLNTNLHIKQVAERVGYYSTRHFTKLFTETFGKYPSDCRKVEKTGE, encoded by the coding sequence GTGAAACTGGTGATCGCCGATGACGAAAGCCTCGTCAGAGTAAGCCTTGCAAGCATGATCAAGGACATGGATGCGGCCTGGCAGGTGGCCGAAGCCGCGAGCGGCGAAGAGCTGCTCCGGGTCGTCGCCGAGCAGAAGCCGAACATCGCCATCGTCGACATCCGCATGCCGAAGATGGACGGAATCGAAGCGATTCGCGCCGGCAAAACGCTGTCCCCGGTGACGAACTGGGTCATCCTGAGCGGATTTTCCGATTTTGCCTACGCACAGCAGGCGCTGCGGCTCGGCGTATCGGAATATTTGCTCAAGCCGGTCGCGCCCGCCGAGCTGGAGAAGGCGCTGCTGCATATTTACAAGGATAACAAGGATTACATCAGCCTCTTGAACCAGCAGTTTGAAAATCATCTGTTTGCGCTGTGCAACGGGCTCGCGACGCTCAAATACGAGGAGCGCGACAGCCTGTTTTACCGCGGCCGGTTCGCCGGCCGCATCTTTATTCAGGACGCTTCATCGCCCGCAGGCCGGCTCACCGTGCTCGAGCGGGAATTGTACGAAGAGCTGCGCGAGCTTGCCGACCGCCACCTCGTCTACGGCATGAACGCGGCGCTGCTTGCGCTGCCCGGCGGCGAAATGGCCGCCGTCGCGGCGTGGGATCCGGGCCTCGGACAGACGGCCCGGGAGCAGGCCGGCCGCTTCCTCGAGCGCGCGACGGAAACAGCCGGGCGGCGCTGCGGCGGGGAGCGCTTGACGACGGTGCTGGCGACGGACGACTGCCAGGGCTTCGAGGCAATGAACGCGCAGCTGAAGCAGCTGGCGCAGTGGGCGGATCTCCGCGCCGTTTGCGGCGCCGGGCGTCAGCTGGCTTACAAGGAGCTTGCCCGGGAAGCCGCTTCGCCGGATAAGCTGGAAGCGGGCCGGCTGCTTGGTACGATCACCGATCATTTCCGCAACGGGATGCACCTGCAGTACCAGAGCGCGGTCGGCAGTCTCGAAATGCTGCTCGGCAAATCCCGCTTGTTCGAGAACGGGGCGGTCCGGGAAGCGGCCCGCCATTTTTGCCGTTTCGCGCTCGGGCTCGACCTTCCGCGGGATGCGCCGGGCGCCTTCGAGCCGGAGGAGCTGCGGAAGCTCGGCGAACGCGCGCTTTGCGGCGCGAAGGAGCCGGCCCCGGCAAATTTGGTGGATCAGGTGCTGCAGTATATCGACAAGCATTATACGGACGATATCGGGATCGGGCAGATCGCCGGCGAGCTGAACGTTTCGGTCACCTACCTGAGCACGCTGTTTCACAAGAAAACGGGCGTAACCTTTATTAAATATTTGACGCGCATCCGCATGCTTCAGGCGAAGGAGCTGCTGCTCAATACGAACCTGCACATCAAGCAGGTCGCCGAGCGGGTCGGCTATTACAGCACGCGCCATTTCACCAAGCTGTTCACGGAAACGTTCGGCAAATATCCGTCCGACTGCCGCAAAGTCGAAAAGACGGGGGAATAA
- a CDS encoding carbohydrate ABC transporter permease, which translates to MGKTKSFWLTALSIVICLIHILPFYILITTSFKAADDLSSKWILPGYLYLDNFVNAWREADLASAFKNNIIVTVLSVVLIVAVGSIAAYPLARRQTGWNKFIYGLFVSALIVPPLTILVPLYKYMVNIGGMNTYWGIILLHVTFSLPMTIFLYTGFISTIPRELDEASMIDGAGRFSLFYRIILPLLKPITATVIILTGVGVWNDYQFSVFFLQKPELHTFTVALSSFFGMYTSQINWVAAGSLIGALPMIVIYLFLQRYFITGLSSGAVKG; encoded by the coding sequence ATGGGCAAAACAAAATCGTTCTGGCTGACCGCCCTGTCGATCGTCATCTGTCTCATCCACATTTTGCCGTTTTACATTCTGATCACGACATCGTTCAAAGCGGCGGACGACCTCAGCTCCAAATGGATCCTGCCCGGCTACCTGTACCTGGACAATTTCGTCAATGCGTGGCGGGAGGCCGATCTCGCGTCGGCGTTCAAAAACAACATCATCGTGACCGTGCTGTCCGTCGTCCTGATCGTAGCCGTCGGCTCCATCGCCGCCTACCCGCTCGCGCGGCGCCAGACCGGCTGGAACAAATTCATTTACGGGCTGTTCGTCTCCGCCTTGATCGTTCCGCCGCTTACGATCCTCGTGCCGCTGTACAAGTACATGGTCAACATCGGGGGCATGAACACGTACTGGGGCATTATTTTGCTTCATGTGACGTTCAGCCTGCCGATGACGATCTTCCTGTATACCGGGTTTATCAGCACGATTCCGCGCGAGCTGGACGAGGCGTCGATGATCGACGGCGCGGGAAGGTTCTCGCTGTTTTACCGGATTATTCTGCCGCTGCTCAAGCCGATTACGGCGACGGTCATCATCCTGACGGGCGTCGGGGTGTGGAACGACTACCAATTCTCCGTCTTCTTCCTGCAAAAGCCGGAGCTGCATACGTTCACCGTGGCGCTATCCAGCTTCTTCGGCATGTATACGAGCCAAATCAACTGGGTAGCCGCCGGCTCGCTGATCGGCGCGCTGCCGATGATCGTCATTTACCTGTTCCTGCAGCGGTATTTCATCACGGGACTTTCGTCCGGCGCGGTGAAGGGATAA
- the uxaC gene encoding glucuronate isomerase → MKAFLDDNFLLNNETAVRLYHDYAKTMPIIDYHCHLSPQEIYENKRFGNLTEAWLYGDHYKWRVMRAAGFAEELVTGGPGASDYDRFLAWAKTVPQSLGNPLYQWSHLELQRFFGIYDLINEKTAPAIWESTKAQMEAGGFAARDLISKSNVKVICTTDDPADSLEYHAGIAKLDGFDTKVLPSFRPDKGLEINRPTFLPWLKRMEEATQSGITDYDKLLAAIESRISFFHEVGCRVSDHALDFVPYAETTKQEAAAIFAKALQGGAVSFEEENKYKTYTLLFLGAQYAQRGWAMQLHINALRSNNTRMLRELGPDTGYDSINDSSVAFPLMKLLDSLEQDNALPKTILYSLNANDNYILAAVMGSFQGGGVPGKMQLGSAWWFNDTKDGMLDQMKALANVGLLSRFVGMLTDSRSFLSYTRHEYFRRLLCNLLGEWAENGEAPHDMELLGGMVQDISYNNAKAYFGF, encoded by the coding sequence ATGAAAGCTTTTCTGGACGACAATTTTTTGCTGAACAACGAGACGGCGGTTCGACTGTACCACGACTATGCGAAAACGATGCCGATCATCGATTATCACTGCCACCTCAGCCCGCAGGAAATTTACGAAAACAAGCGGTTCGGCAATTTGACCGAAGCTTGGCTGTACGGCGATCATTATAAATGGAGAGTGATGCGCGCGGCCGGCTTCGCGGAGGAGCTGGTGACCGGCGGTCCCGGGGCAAGCGACTATGACCGTTTCCTCGCCTGGGCGAAAACGGTGCCGCAGTCGCTCGGCAATCCGCTGTACCAGTGGTCGCACCTGGAGCTGCAGCGTTTCTTCGGCATTTACGACCTGATTAACGAGAAGACGGCGCCGGCGATCTGGGAAAGCACGAAAGCGCAGATGGAAGCCGGAGGCTTCGCCGCGCGCGACCTCATTTCGAAATCGAACGTCAAGGTCATCTGCACGACGGACGACCCCGCCGACTCGCTCGAATATCACGCCGGCATCGCAAAGCTGGACGGTTTTGACACGAAGGTGCTCCCGTCGTTCCGTCCGGACAAAGGGCTTGAGATCAATCGTCCGACCTTCCTGCCCTGGCTGAAGCGGATGGAGGAAGCGACCCAGTCGGGCATTACCGATTACGACAAGCTGCTGGCGGCGATCGAGTCGCGGATCTCGTTCTTCCATGAGGTTGGCTGCCGGGTATCCGACCATGCGCTCGATTTCGTGCCGTATGCGGAGACGACGAAGCAGGAAGCGGCCGCGATTTTCGCCAAAGCGCTGCAGGGAGGCGCCGTCAGCTTCGAAGAAGAGAACAAGTACAAGACGTACACGCTGTTATTCCTCGGCGCGCAGTACGCACAGCGGGGCTGGGCGATGCAGCTGCACATCAATGCGCTGCGCAGCAATAATACCCGGATGCTCCGCGAGCTCGGCCCGGATACCGGCTACGATTCGATTAACGACAGCAGCGTCGCGTTCCCGCTGATGAAGCTGCTCGATTCGCTGGAGCAGGATAACGCCCTGCCGAAGACGATCCTGTATTCGCTCAACGCGAACGACAATTACATTCTCGCAGCGGTCATGGGCAGCTTCCAAGGCGGAGGCGTCCCGGGCAAAATGCAGCTCGGCTCGGCCTGGTGGTTTAACGATACGAAGGACGGCATGCTGGACCAGATGAAGGCGCTGGCCAACGTCGGTCTCCTCAGCCGCTTCGTCGGCATGCTGACCGACTCCCGCAGCTTCCTGTCCTACACGCGTCATGAATATTTCCGCCGCCTGCTGTGCAACCTGCTCGGCGAATGGGCGGAGAATGGCGAAGCCCCGCACGACATGGAGCTGCTCGGCGGCATGGTGCAGGACATTTCGTACAATAACGCCAAGGCATATTTCGGGTTTTAA
- a CDS encoding X2-like carbohydrate binding domain-containing protein, translating to MNRLVRKTWLGLLLAAVIIGQFGYISPARGAAEAADNGLAQKPYMGWSSYSMQVYDGQGNWTSEEKIKAMSDAMHKKLQSHGYNYINVDAGWNGSMDEYGRPVPSTTLYPHGFQNLINYVHHNGQKIGIYMIPGLSKDAYAQNLPIYGTQCHMQDIAAQPLRTADYWNIGYKIDFSNPCAQKYIDSIADELAAWGIDFVKFDSVTPGSGHNDTTIDARDDVAAWSKALSRHHIWFEISWALDHNYVDYWKKYANGWRVDWDVEAYNPEVGLTQWANIARLFPDAALWWRDAGPGGWNDFDSLDIGNGETSGLTRDERQTAMTLWAASAAQLYIGDDITNLDDYGLQLLMNDEVIAVNQAGHPIHPVSTATNRQVWYANNGDGTYTVALFNLGTKAARIGVNWSDIGLNGSASVRDLWKHKELGTFKTGLDPVYLEPHASALFKVTAKSGTSSVNDDDTGVRYTGNWARNGGKELVHDSQDLTVTIGDSAVQNSGAGGTSSTAAAANAAESGDVVNPGTVTAAVYDSDTVSHSVYLNDTEPSVSYSGTWGYSSGRPAGNNDYMNDVHYGQNSAEFQFTFTGTGVEFLTEQDAAGGSIDIDVDGQQKQAATAYDGSAHNVGQYVVYSVSGLPNVQHTLKGVKTGGTYLIVDGFKVTADSLLGTASGSLDRDQPADVTVTLPNGTASLTGIKNGSAALAKDTDYTVSGNSVTIKKDYLSLQPNAETNLSFAFAGGDSQTFAIAVTGASASTIDPAEATFDKKTSAQADVTTKLALNGNTLTGIQNGGAALTEGTDYTVSGDTVTIGKSYLAQQPVGDLALTFEFSAGAAQTLTIHVINSASPGRFLTLNNDAPGISYTGSWNHSGGRNFGDYMDDVQWTETNGDFFEYTFKGTGIQYITEIDPSEGLADVYIDGVLTKTIDTHADVRQPQQAVFSATGLTDGLHTIKVVKKSGQFMLLDTLKVQKPDLIDISEADFNPSAPADVTVNVIGSIANLDGIANGTQALVNGEDYTVSGNAVTIKKEYLAAQPAGTTNLTFSFKGDYMDDVHYTETNGDYFVYGFKGTGIDLIMPMGPNQGEMDVYIDGSLRKTVNAFAEARSSQQTVFSVSGLKAGTHSIKVVKKSGGLMLADELKFTVSR from the coding sequence TTGAATCGCCTAGTACGAAAAACATGGCTCGGCCTGCTGCTGGCCGCGGTCATCATCGGGCAGTTCGGCTACATATCGCCTGCGCGCGGCGCGGCGGAAGCGGCCGACAACGGATTGGCCCAGAAGCCTTACATGGGGTGGAGCAGCTACAGCATGCAGGTGTACGACGGCCAGGGCAACTGGACGTCGGAGGAAAAGATTAAAGCGATGTCCGACGCCATGCACAAGAAGCTGCAGTCTCACGGCTACAACTATATCAACGTCGACGCGGGCTGGAACGGCAGCATGGACGAATACGGCCGTCCGGTTCCGAGCACGACGCTTTATCCGCACGGCTTCCAGAATCTGATCAATTACGTGCACCATAACGGGCAGAAGATCGGCATTTATATGATTCCGGGTCTTTCGAAGGATGCCTATGCGCAAAACTTGCCGATTTACGGCACGCAGTGCCATATGCAGGACATAGCGGCGCAGCCGCTCCGTACGGCGGACTACTGGAATATCGGCTATAAAATCGACTTCAGCAATCCTTGCGCACAGAAATATATCGATTCGATTGCCGACGAGCTTGCGGCTTGGGGCATCGATTTCGTGAAGTTCGACAGCGTGACGCCGGGCTCCGGCCATAACGACACGACGATCGACGCGCGCGACGACGTAGCAGCCTGGTCGAAGGCGCTGAGCAGGCACCACATCTGGTTCGAGATTTCCTGGGCGCTCGACCATAATTATGTCGATTATTGGAAAAAGTACGCCAACGGCTGGCGCGTCGACTGGGACGTGGAGGCGTATAACCCGGAGGTCGGCCTGACGCAATGGGCGAACATCGCCCGGCTGTTCCCCGACGCCGCGCTTTGGTGGCGCGATGCGGGGCCGGGCGGCTGGAACGATTTCGACTCGCTCGATATCGGCAACGGCGAAACGTCCGGTCTGACCCGGGACGAGCGCCAAACGGCGATGACGCTCTGGGCCGCATCGGCGGCGCAGCTGTACATCGGAGACGACATTACCAACTTGGACGATTACGGACTGCAGCTGCTGATGAACGACGAAGTGATCGCCGTCAATCAGGCCGGCCATCCGATCCATCCGGTTTCGACCGCGACCAACCGGCAGGTATGGTACGCCAACAACGGCGACGGCACGTATACGGTGGCGCTGTTCAATCTGGGCACAAAAGCCGCGAGAATCGGCGTCAATTGGAGCGATATCGGCTTGAATGGATCGGCCTCCGTGCGCGACCTGTGGAAGCATAAAGAGCTCGGCACGTTCAAGACCGGTCTGGATCCGGTTTATTTGGAGCCTCATGCTTCGGCACTGTTCAAGGTGACGGCGAAGAGCGGCACCTCCAGCGTGAACGACGACGACACCGGCGTCCGTTATACCGGCAATTGGGCCCGTAACGGCGGCAAAGAGCTGGTGCACGACTCGCAGGACCTGACGGTCACGATCGGCGATTCGGCCGTGCAAAACAGCGGCGCCGGCGGTACGAGCAGCACCGCCGCTGCCGCCAATGCGGCCGAATCGGGCGATGTCGTCAATCCGGGTACGGTAACCGCTGCCGTATACGACAGCGATACGGTCTCGCATTCTGTCTATCTCAACGATACGGAGCCGTCCGTTTCCTACAGCGGCACGTGGGGATACAGCTCGGGAAGACCGGCCGGCAATAACGATTATATGAACGACGTGCATTACGGCCAAAACAGCGCCGAGTTCCAGTTTACGTTTACCGGCACGGGCGTTGAATTTTTGACCGAACAGGATGCCGCCGGCGGCAGCATCGATATCGATGTCGACGGGCAGCAAAAACAGGCGGCAACCGCCTATGACGGCAGTGCGCATAACGTCGGGCAGTACGTCGTCTACAGCGTTTCGGGCCTGCCGAACGTCCAGCATACGCTGAAAGGCGTGAAAACGGGCGGCACCTATTTGATCGTCGACGGCTTCAAGGTGACGGCGGACTCGCTTCTCGGGACGGCATCCGGCAGCCTCGACCGGGATCAGCCGGCCGATGTCACGGTAACGCTGCCGAACGGCACCGCATCCTTGACGGGAATCAAGAACGGATCGGCGGCACTTGCGAAGGATACCGACTATACAGTTTCCGGCAATAGCGTGACGATCAAGAAGGACTATCTGTCCCTGCAGCCGAACGCCGAAACGAATTTGAGCTTTGCCTTCGCGGGCGGCGATTCGCAAACGTTCGCCATCGCGGTTACCGGCGCGTCGGCAAGCACGATCGATCCGGCTGAAGCGACCTTCGACAAGAAAACGTCGGCACAGGCGGACGTGACAACGAAGCTTGCCCTGAACGGAAATACGCTGACCGGCATTCAAAACGGCGGCGCCGCCCTCACCGAAGGCACCGATTACACGGTCTCGGGCGACACGGTAACGATCGGCAAATCTTATTTGGCGCAGCAGCCGGTCGGGGATCTCGCGCTGACGTTCGAATTCAGCGCCGGAGCGGCGCAAACGTTGACGATTCACGTCATCAACTCGGCGTCGCCCGGACGTTTTCTGACGCTGAACAACGACGCGCCGGGCATCAGTTATACGGGCTCGTGGAATCACAGCGGCGGCCGGAACTTCGGCGACTATATGGACGATGTGCAATGGACGGAAACGAACGGGGATTTCTTTGAATATACGTTTAAAGGCACGGGCATCCAGTATATAACGGAAATCGATCCGTCTGAAGGTTTGGCCGATGTCTATATCGACGGCGTGTTGACGAAAACGATCGATACGCATGCCGATGTGCGGCAGCCGCAGCAGGCCGTGTTCAGCGCGACCGGTCTGACCGACGGACTGCATACGATCAAGGTTGTGAAAAAATCCGGCCAGTTCATGCTGCTCGACACGCTGAAGGTGCAGAAGCCGGATCTGATCGACATCTCCGAGGCCGATTTCAATCCGTCCGCCCCGGCCGACGTGACGGTGAACGTCATCGGCAGCATTGCCAACCTGGACGGCATCGCCAATGGAACGCAGGCACTTGTAAACGGCGAGGATTATACGGTGTCGGGAAATGCCGTCACGATCAAGAAGGAGTACCTCGCGGCACAGCCGGCCGGTACGACGAACCTGACGTTCAGCTTCAAAGGGGACTATATGGACGACGTGCATTACACGGAAACGAACGGCGATTATTTTGTATACGGCTTTAAGGGAACGGGCATTGATCTCATCATGCCGATGGGGCCGAATCAAGGCGAAATGGACGTTTATATCGACGGCAGTCTCCGGAAAACGGTGAACGCCTTTGCCGAAGCCCGCAGCTCGCAGCAAACCGTATTCTCCGTTTCCGGTCTGAAGGCCGGTACGCACAGCATAAAAGTGGTCAAAAAATCGGGAGGTCTGATGCTGGCGGACGAACTGAAGTTTACGGTTAGCCGGTAA